The DNA sequence CCGTCGACCTGCACGACGCAGCGGATCAGCCGGACGTCGTTGCGGCTGCGCATGTTGCGGGCCTTGAGCCCGGGCAGCCAGCACTTGCGGAAGACCAGGCCGAGCAGGTTCGCCTCACGCACGTCCGGCGGCTGCTCGAACCGGCAGCGCTCGAACCGGAACAGGTACTTCAGGTCCGCGGCCCGCAGGTCCAGCGTCCCGGTGATGTAGGCGTCCTCGACGTAGACGGTCGGCGCGTTCGTGGCCTGCCGGCGCCAGCGCAGGAGCCCGCCGTTGCCGGGTTTCAGCAGCTCGGAGGCCTTGACCTCGTAACGCTTGTCGGGGATCCCCGCGAACGGGTCCAACGGCGGCAGCACGCCTTCGGTCGACATGGCGGATCTCCCCTCACCCCGCCATCACGGTAGCGAAAACGCGACGGAAACGGTGCCGGAACACCGTTTCCGCCGCGAGATCCTCAGGCGTTGGGGTTGAGCACACGCGCGAGGAACGACTTGGTCCGTTCCTCCCGCGGCTCCCCGATGACCTGGTCGGGCGGGCCCTCTTCGACGACGACGCCGCCGTCCATGAACAGGACCTTGTCCGCCACCTCGCGCGCGAACTGCATCTCGTGCGTGACGACGACCATGGTCATGCCGTCCTTGGCGAGCTGCTTCATCACGCCCAGGACGTCGCCGACGAGCTCCGGGTCCAGCGCGGACGTCGGCTCGTCGAACAGCATCAGCTTCGGCTTCATCGCGAGCGCCCGGGCGATCGCGACGCGCTGCTGCTGCCCACCGGACAGCTGCGCCGGGTAGTTCTTCGCCTTGTCACCGAGGCCGACGCGGTCCAGCAGCTCCAACGCGCGTTGCCGCACCTGGGCCTTCGGCTCGCGGCGCACCTGGATCGGCGCCTCCATCACGTTTTCCAGCGCGGTCATGTGCGGGAAGAGGTTGAACCGCTGGAACACCATGCCGATGTCCTTGCGCTGGAACGCGACCTCGCTCTCCCGCAGCTCGTGCAGCTTGTCGCCGCGCTCCCGGTAGCCGACGAGCACGCCGTCGACGTAGAGCCGGCCGGCGTCGATCTTCTCGAGGTGGTTGATGCAGCGCAGCAGCGTCGACTTGCCCGAGCCGGACGGCCCGATCAAGCAGAGCACCTCACGCTCCTGCACCTCGAGGTCGATGCCCTTGAGGACGTCGACGGTGCCGAAGCTCTTGCGGATCTTCTGCGCGGAGACCACGGGGGTCATGTGACGTTCCCTCCACCCCGGCTGAACAACTTCGATCGCCAGGCGGGCCGCTGCGCCACGCCACGCGAAGTGCCGCGCGAGAACCGCTTCTCGATCTGCATCTGCACCAATGTCAGCACGGACGTCATGAACAGGTACCAGAGCGCGGCGACGATCAGCAGCGGCACGGTCTTCAGGTTCTGCGAGTAGATGGTCTGGGCCGCGACCATCAGCTCGAAGTACCCGATCGCGACGACCAGTGACGTCGTCTTGAGCATGGAGATCGTCTCGTTGCCGGTCGGCGGGATGATCACCCGCATGGCTTGCGGGAGGATGATCCGCCGCAACGTCTTGGTGCGGCTCATACCGAGCGCGCCCGCCGCTTCCAGCTGGCCGTCGTCGACCGATTGGATGCCGCCACGCACGATCTCCGCCATGTACGCGGCTTCGTTGAGGCCGAGGCCCAGCAGTGACGCCGTGAACTGCGTGATCAGCAGGTTCGTGTCCCAGCTGACGAACGTCGGTCCGAACGGGATGCCGAGCCCGATCCGGGAGTACGCGAGGCCGAGGAAGTTCCAGATGATCAGCTGGGTGATCAGCGGCGTGCCGCGGAACAACCAGATGTACACGGCCGCGGCCCCCGACGTGAGCGGGTTCGGCGACAGCCGCATGACGGCCAGCAGGATCCCGCCGACGATCCCGATGACCATCGAGATCACCGTCAGGATCAACGTGTTCTGCAGGCCACGCAGGATCCGGTCGTCGAACAGGTAGTCACCGACGACCGGCCATTGCAGGGCGTCGTTCGTGATCACGCTGCGCGCCACGATGAACGCGACGAACAGGATGATCACCCCGGCCACCCAGCGCCCGTAGTGGCGCACCGGGACGGCCTTGATGGACTCGACGTCGGCCGGCGCCTCGCTCGGAGGCGCTTCGGAAGAACTGGACACGCGAACTACGTCCTAACTCAGCTGGCCGGGTTGATCTCCGACTTGGTGACCGCACCGGCCGAGGACAGACCCCACTTGTCGAGGATCTTCTTGTAAGCCCCGCTGTCGATGAGCTTCTGGACGGCGCCCTGGACGGCCTTGCCGTAGTCGCCGCTGTTCTTGGCGAGCACGATGCCGTACGGCGCGGTGTCGTAGGGCTCGCCGACGACCTCGAGCGCGTCGTTCGTCTGCTTCACCGCGTAGTCGATGACCGGCGAGTCGGCCAGCTCGGCCTGCACGCGCTTCGCGGTGAGGGCGAGGTTGACGTCGGTCTGGGCCTGCAGCTGCGTGACCTCGATGGCCGGCTTCCCGCCACCAGTGCAGGCGGCGTTCTTCTTGTCGAGGTCCTCGACCTGCGTGGTGCCCTTCTGCACGGCGACCTTCTTGCCGCAGAGGTCGTCGACCTTGATGCCGTCCGGGTTGCCCTTCAGCACGCCCAGCGAGGTGCCGGCCTTGTAGTACGAAATCATGTCGACCGTCTGCAGCCGCTCGCTCGTGATGCTGAACGACGACATCGCCAGCTCGTACTTCTTCGAGCCGATGCCGGGAATGATGCCGTCGAACGAAGCGTTCTGGAACTCCATCTGCACGCCGAGCACCTGGCCGATGGCGGTGCCGAGGTCGACGTCGAAGCCGGCCGCCTTGCCGTTGTCCTGGAACTCGTTGGGCGGGTAGCTCTGGTCCTGGCCGACGAGGATCTTGCCGTCGGTCTTGACGTCGGCGGGCACGAGCGCGGCGAGCGCGTCGTCCTTCGCGACCGTGCCGGCGTCACCCGAACCAGTGCCCGCCGGAGCGGCACTGCTCGAGCCGACGTCGCCGGCACCGCTACCACCCGCGCCACAGGCCATGGTCAGTCCGACCAGGGCGAATGCCGGCAACAGGGCGAGCGCCTTGAGTTGGGGTCCTCGGGCCACGTCGTCACTCCTCGTAGTTCTCAGTTCGTGAGAGCACGCATATTGCCACTCATCCATACCAAAGCACAGCACTGTCGAGTTACAGCGACGTTTCGCACCGCGCCCACCAGCGTGGGAGTGTCGCGCGTTGGTGGGCACGTAGGTGAGGATGTCGTTCATGAACGCGATCCCGCCCCGGCTGCCCCCCTCCGGTCGACGCGCGAGGAAGGCGACGACCCGCCGGATCACCCGGCCGGGTGCCCGGTTCGACGGCTACCTCTCCCCGGAACGCCCGCACGCGGACGCCTACGACGAGATGTTCGCCGACGACGGCACGGTCCGCGGCCCGTACCGGGCGCTCTACGAGTCGATCGCGGCGCTCGACGCGCACGACCTCAACTCGCGGTCGCTCGCGCTGGACCGGGCGATGGTCGACCAGGGCATCACGTTCTCGCTGTCCGGCCAGGAGCGGCCGTTCCCGCTGGACCTGGTGCCGCGGGTGATCCAGGCGGCCGAGTGGTCGAAGCTCGAACGCGGGGTGGCGCAGCGGGTCCGCGCGCTCGAAGCGTTCCTCGCCGACATCTACGGCGATCGCCAGATCCTGCGGGACGGGGTCTTCCCGCGGCGGCTGATCACGTCGTGTGAGCACTTCCAGCGTGAGGCGTACGGCATCAACCCGCCGAACGGCGTGCGCATCCACGTGTCCGGTGTGGACCTGGTGCGCGACGAGGAGGGCACCTTCCGGGTTTTGGAGGACAACCTCCGCAACCCGTCCGGGGTGTCGTACGTGATGGAGAACCGGCGGACGATGGCGCGGGTCTTCCCCGACCTGTTCGCCCAGCACCGGGTGCGCCCGGTCGGCGACTACGCGGCGCACCTGCTGCGGGCCCTGCGCGCGGCGGCCGCGGCGAACGTCGCCGACCCGATGGTCGTGGTGCTCACCCCCGGCGTCCACAACTCGGCGTACTTCGAGCACTCGCTGCTGGCGCGGCTGATGGGTGTCGAACTCGTCGAAGGCCGCGACATGTTCTGCCGTGACAACGTCGTCTACCTGCGGACCACCGAGGGCGAACGCCCGGTCGACGTCATCTACCGGCGGATCGACGACGAGTTCCTCGACCCGGTGCACTACCGGCCGGACTCGGTGCTCGGCATCGCCGGCGTGCTCAACGCGGCGCGCGCGGGCAACGTCGTCGTCGCGAACGCCATCGGCAACGGCGTCGGGGACGACAAGCTCGTCTACACCTACGTGCCGGAGATGGTGCGGTACTACCTCGGCGAGAAGCCGCTGCTGCCCAATGTGGACACCTACCGCTGCTGGCTGCCGGACGAGTTCGACTACGTGATGTCGCACCTCGACGAGCTGGTCGTCAAGCCGGTCGAAGGCTCCGGCGGTTACGGCATCGTCTTCGGGCCGGAGGCGACACCGGCGGAGCTGACGGCGCTGCGGCGGAAGGTGCGGGCGAACCGGCGCGGCTGGATCGCGCAGCCGGTGGTGCAGCTCTCGACCGTGCCGTCGAAGGTGGAGGACCGGCTGGCACCACGGCACGTCGACCTGCGCCCGTTCGCCGTCAACGACGGCAAGGACATCTTCGTGCTGCCCGGCGGGCTGACCCGGGTGGCACTGCCGGAAGGCAGCCTGGTCGTCAACTCGTCGCAGGGCGGCGGCTCGAAGGACACGTGGGTGCTGGCCTCCCGGACGTCCACCGCCGAACGCGAGCTGGAACAGCCGGCACTGGGCGCGGTGTCCACTGTGGACGGAATGATCGCGGAGCAGGGTCCCGAGCTGTCTCTGTCACAGCAGCAACAACAGCAGCAACAGCAGAGCTAGGGGGTTCGAAATGCTGGCACGCAACGCGGAGTCGCTGTACTGGATCGGCCGGTACGTCGAACGCGCCGACGACACCTCCCGGATCCTCAACGTCTCGGTCCACCAGCTGCTGGAGGACGCGAGTGTCGACCCGGACCACGCGAGCCGTCAGCTGCTCGCCGTCCTGGGCATCGAGTCGGAGGGCACCGAGTCCCTCGACGTGTGGAAGCTGACCGAGCTGGTGGCGTACGCGAAGGACAACCCGGCGTCGATCGTCGGCTCGATCAACTCGGCGCGCGAGAACACCCGCGGCGCCCGTGAGGTCGTCTCGACCGAGCTGTGGGAATGCCTGAACGCGACGTGGAACGCGGTGCCGGACCGCCAGCGGTACGCCCGGCGCGCCGGGCCGCACGCGTTCCTGTCGTTCGTGGAGGAGCGCGCGGCGATGTTCGCCGGCCTCGCCGACTCGACGATGAGCCGCGACGACGGCTGGCTGTTCATGGTGCTCGGCCGGTCGATCGAACGCGCGGACATGGTCGTGCGGCTGCTGCTGTCCCGGGTCGTCGCGGACCGCGCGTCGTCCCCGGGCTGGATCACCGTGCTCCGCTCGGCCGGCGCGCAGGACACCTACCTGCGCACCTACCGCGGCGCGCTCGACGCGGGCCGCGTCGTCCAGTTCCTGTTGCGGGACACACTGTTCCCGCGTTCGGTGTTCCACGCGTTGCGGCAGGCGGAGGAGTGCCTGCAGCGGCTCGACCCCGGCGGCGCGTCCCGCAACAACGAGAAGTCCGAGGCGCTGCGCGAACTCGGCCGGGCCCGCAGCGAGCTGGAGTTCCTGCGCCCGTCGGACCTGCTGACCGACCTGCCGCGGCGGCTCGGGACGCTGCAGACGTCGATCAAGGAGATCGGCGAAGCCGTGTCGATGCAGTACTTCAGCACGTCGCCGTGGGTGGCGTGGAGCGGTGCGGAGGTTTCGCTGTGACCTGGCAGCTTCGGGTGGCCCACCGGACGGGGTACCGGTATGCGACGCCGGCCACGCAGTCGTACAACGAGGCGCGGCTGACCCCGCGCTCGGACCGCCGTCAGACGACGGTGGCGACGCGCATCGAGACGACACCGGCGACCCGCGCGTACCGCTACACCGACTACTGGGGCACGGTCGTGACGTCGTTCGACCTCCACGCGCCGCACACGGAGTTCACCGTGCTGGCGACGTCGGTGGTCGAGACGGCGGACGAGGCCGAGCCGATCCGCACGGCGTCGTGGAAGGACCTCCGCAGCGACACGGTGGTCGACCACCGCACGGAGTACCTGACGCCGACCGACTACACCCCGCGCGACCTCGCGCTGGCCCGCGAGGCCCGCGCACTGCGGACCGGTCTCGACCCGGCGGACGCGACGCTGGCCGTGTGCGAGTGGGTCCACAAGCAGCTGAAGTACCAGCCGGGCACCACGGGCGTGCACTCGACGGCGACCGACGCGTGGAACGCGCGTGAAGGCGTGTGCCAGGACTTCGCGCACGTGACGCTGGTGATGCTGCGCGCGATCGGCGTCCCGGCGCGGTACGTCTCGGGCTACCTGCACACGAAACGCGACGCGAAGCTGGGCGAAGTGGTGGCCGGCGAGTCCCACGCCTGGGTCGACGTCTGGACGGGCGGCTGGTGGGCGTACGACCCGACGAACGCGATCCCGGTCGGCCCGCGGCACGTGTGGGTGGCGACCGGGCGGGACTACGCGGACGTGGCGCCGTTGAAGGGGATCTTCACCGGGGGTGGGCAGTCCACTTTGGACGTCTCAGTCCACCTCACCCGGCTGGCCTAGGCGGTTTCGGGCTCGGCTCGCGATCCTCGCCCGTCGAGCAAGGCGCGCAGGTGGTCGATGGTCGCGCGGACTTCGGTTTCCCACTGCCGCGCGTCCTCGTCCCCGCTCTTGGCGGCGTCGAGCTGGGCGAGCACCCAGGTCCGGATCAACGCGGTCGGCTGCACGTTCCGGGCCACGGCGAGCTGCCGCAGCTCCTCGATCCGGTCGACGGGAATGCGCACGCTGTAGACGGCGGTGGGATTCTTGGACGGCCGCTGATGCCGCACCCAGTTGACCTCGGCGTCAGCGTCCGGATCGGCCTCCGCGGCCTCAGCCACGCGAGCGACAAGTTCTTCGTCCGTGATCACGGAACCTCCCAAAGTCCTTGATAAACCTGCCGGACTCGCTTGTCCGCGGGCCAAGCCGTCGCAACCTGCCAAACGCCGTCCGGCGGATGCCGGTCCGGTAGCAGGACAACTGTCAGCAAGCGCCCCATCCCGGTTGAATGGCCGACCACCCGGATCGACTCGCCGGTTCTCGACGAGGGGTCGCGACCGACCAACCGGCGGGGATCCAGCGCAGCCTCCACCGCGTGCTCCGGTTCGATGTCCATGGCACCTCGATAACGCAGTGACCGGCGCAGATGCGTCGGGTCGAGTACTCGCACCTCCTCGAAGAGCAGGAGCTCCAGAGGGATTCCATCGTAAAACTCGCCTCTCACTCCAGTAACGTATTACACCGTAATACGCAAACCCGATCGGGGCAACACCAAAGCCGGCGCGCTCCAAGGTCGGAACGCGCCGACTCGAAGAGGTCAGCCGCGGGCGTGGGCGTCCAGGATGTGCGCGACGGCCTCCGTGACCTGCTGCGCGTACTCCAGGTGCAGCCACTCGTCCGGCACGTGGATGTTCGAATCCGACCCGCACGCGCCGGTGACCAGGAACTGCGCCCCCGGGTACTTGCGCGAGAGCAGGCCCATGAACGGGATCGAGCCGCCCATGCCGGTCGCGCGGTGCGGCTGGCCGAAGACGCCGTCGCTGACCGTCTGCAGGGCCGCCGTCAGCCACGGCGCCTCCGACGGCGCGTTCCAGCCGTCTTCCGACTGCGTGTTGTCGCCGAAGGTCACCTTCGCGCCGTACGGGACGTCCGTGGTCAGGGTCCGCTTCACGGCTTCGAGCGCCTTCGCGGCGTCGACCGTCGGCGGGAGTCGGAAGCTCAGTGTCAACGTCGTGCTCTCGCGGAGCACGTTGCCCGCGTCGGCCGGCTTCGGGAAGCCGTCGGCGCCGATGATCGACAGGGTCGGCCGCCACGCGTTGTTGAGCATCAGCTCGAGCGCGTCCTCGGTGATCACGCGACCACCTTCGACCAGCGGGAACGCCTTCGACAGCGCCTCCGGAAAGTCCTTCGAGACAGCCTCCAGCTCGGCCAGCCGGTCCGCCGGGACGTCGACCTTCAGCTCGTCGAGCAGCAGCTCGCCGGTCGCGCTGTCCTCGAGCCGCTCGATGAGGCTTCGCAGGATGCGGAACGAGCTCGCGACGACGCCCGAGGCGACGCCGGAGTGCTGCGCCGAGCCCAGCAGCTGCACGTTGACGTCCAGGTGCAGCATCCCGCGCAGGCTCGTGACCAGCCACAACCGCTCGTAGTCGCTGCCGCCGGCGTCGAGGCAGACGACCAGCGAGACCTCGCCGATCCGGTCGGCCAGGTGCTCGACGTAGGCGGGCAGGTCGGGGCTGCCGGACTCCTCGCCGGTCTCCAGCAGCACGACGATGCGCGCGTGCTCACCGCCGGCGGCGTGCACGGCCTCGATCGACGTCGTCGCCGCGTAGCCGGAGTAGCCGTCGTCGACGGAGCCGCGGCCGTACAGCCGGCCGTCGCGGATCACCGGCGTCCACGGGTCGAGGCCCTCGGACCAGCCGCCCACCGGGGGCTGCTTGTCCAGGTGGCCGTACATCAGGACGGTGCCCTCGGCCGCCGCGCCCGGGGTCGCCGGGACGTCGACGAGCAGCAAGGGGGTCCGGTCCGGCAGCTCGACGACGTCGAGGGTCGCGCCGGGCAGGTCGCGCGCGGCGATCCACGCGCGGACGTGCTCGACGGCGGCGGCCAGGTGCCCGGTCTTCGCCCAGTCGGCGTCGAACGCCGGGGACAACGCGGGGATGGCCACCAGCCCGGACAGGCTCGGGATGACGTCGTCGGTCCAGCCGGACACGACGGATTCACGCACGGTTTTCGGCTCCACAACGTCCATCGTGCCACGCGGGTTCGGGCGTGCGGCACATCACAAGGTCGTCTCCGGAGGGCGCAGGCGCGCACACGCACAGGTACGCACCCAAGCGTGCGAGCCTGGTGAACGCGCGGACCGGCGCCATACTCTCGTAGGTCCAATGCTCGGGCTTCCTAGCGTTTTGCCTGTTCAGAGCCCGTTTCTCAGCAACAAATCAGCAACCGCGTCTGACCAAGACGTGGACCTTCGTGCCAGGATGTCGGCGTGAACCGTCAACGCCGACGGTGACCGAGCGCTTCGGAGACCCGAAACGCTGGTCGCCGCCGGTGCAGTCGCTGTGGTCGCCACAAGCGGCCGCCAGAGGCACCGACACCGAGGAGCAACGCCCATGCCGTCCGAACAGTGGACGCACCCGGAGCCAGGAGATGGGCCGGCCGCCGTCGCGGCCCAGCCGTCCCCCGAGCAGGTGATCGCCGGATTGCGAGCGACCAGCGAAGGTGGCGCTGAGCTGACTCAGCTGCTCACCCCCGAAGGCGAACGGGTCCCGTCGCCGCAGTTCGACAAGTACGTCGACGACGTCGACGACGAAGCCCTGCGCAACCTGTACCGCGACATGGTGCTCGTCCGCCGCGCGGACCGTGAAGCCAACGCGATGCAGCGCCAGGGCCAGCTCGGTATCTGGGTCCCGCTGCTCGGCCAGGAGGCCGCGCAGATCGGGTCGGGCCGCGCGCTGAAGAAGAACGACATGGCGTTCCCCAGCTACCGCGAGCACGGCGTCGCGTACGCGCGCGGGGTCGACATGAAGGACCTGCTGGGCATCTTCCGCTGCACCGACCACAGCGGCTGGGACTACAAGGAGCACGGCTTCCACCCGTACTGCATCGTCATCGGCAACCAGGTGCTCAACGCCGCCGGCTACGCGATGGGGCAGCGGTTCGAGGGCAGAGTAGGAAACACCGACGGTGACGGCTCTCCTTCTGACACTGACGAAGCCACGATCTGCTACTTCGGTGACGGCGCGACCTCGCAGGGCGACGTCCACGAGGGCTTCGTCTGGGCCGCGGTCTACGACGCGCCGCTGGTGTTCTTCTGCCAGAACAACCAGTGGGCGATCTCCGAGCCGACCGAGCGCCAGTCGCGCCTGCCGCTCTACCAGCGCGCCCGCGGTTACGGCTTCCCCGGCATCCGCGTCGACGGCAACGACGTCCTGGCCTGCCTCGCGGTGTCCCGCTGGGCGCTCGACGAGTGCCGCCACGGCAACGGTCCCGTCCTGATCGAGGCGTTCACCTACCGGATGGACGCGCACACGACGACCGACGACCCGTCGCGCTACCGGCTGTCCGACGAGCTCGAAGAGTGGAAGCTCAAGGACCCGATCGAGCGCGTCCGGGCGTTCCTGGCCCGCAAGGGCGGCGCCGACCACGACTTCTTCGAACAGGTCCAGGCCGAGGCCGACGCCTTCGCCGCCGACCTGCGCGAGTACACGTTCAACATGCCGGAGCCGCCGCCGGAGCGGATCTTCAGCAACGTCTACGCCGAGGGCAACCCGGTGCTGGACGCGCAGCGCGAAGAGTTCCTGTCCTACCTCGACGGCTTCGCAGCGGCGGGTGAGCACTGATGACCGACCTCCAGAAACTCACCATCGGCAAGGCGCTCAACCTCGGCCTGCGCCGGGCGATGGAAGAGAACCCCAAGGTCCTGATCATGGGCGAGGACGTCGGCAAGCTCGGCGGCGTCTTCCGGATCACCGACGGCCTGCAGAAGGACTTCGGCGAGCAGCGCGTGCTGGACACGCCGCTGTCCGAGTCCGGCATCATCGGCACCGCGGTCGGCCTGGCCGTGCGCGGCTTCCGGCCGGTGTGCGAGATCCAGTTCGAGGGTTTCATCTTCCCCGGGTTCGACCAGATCTCGTCCCAGCTGGCGAAGCTGCACTACCGCACGCAGGGCAAGATCAAGATGCCCGTCGTGATCCGGGTGCCCTTCGGCGGCGGGATCGGCGCGGTCGAGCACCACTCGGAGTCCCCGGAGTCGCTGTTCGCGCACATCCCGGGCCTGAAGGTCGTCTCGATCTCGAACGCCGTCGACGCCTACTGGGGCATCCAGGAAGCGATCAAGTCGGACGACCCGATCCTGTTCTTCGAGCCCAAGCGGCTCTACCACTCGGGTGCGCTGCGCGCGGAGATCGACGTCGCCGGCACGCCGTCGCCGGTGTTCTCCTCGCAGGTCGTGCGCGAGGGCACGACGGCGACGGTCGTCGCGTACGGCCCGACCGTGAAGGTCGCCCTCGACGCGGCCGCCGCGGCCGAAGACGAGGGCAAGTCCCTCGAGGTCATCGACCTGCGCACGCTCTCGCCGCTGGACCTCGGCCCGGTGTTCGAGTCGGTGCGCAAGACCGGCCGGCTGATCGCGCTGTCCGAGGCGCCGTCCGAGTCGTCGCTGACGTCGGAGATCGCCGCGCGCGTCCAGCAGGAGTGCTTCTACTCGCTGGAGGCGCCCGTCCTCCGGGTGACCGGGTTCGACACGCCGTACCCGCCGGCCAAGCTCGAGGAGCACTACCTCCCCGACCTGGACCGGGTGCTGCACACCATCGACCGCTCGCTCGCCTGGTAAGGGGGACTTCCGCGTCATGCCAACGTTCAAGCAGTTCCCCCTGGCCGACACGGCCGAGGGGCTGACCGAAGCCGACATCCTGAGCTGGCACGTGAAGCCGGGCGACACGGTGACGGTCAACCAGATCGTCGTCGAGATCGAGACCGCGAAGGCCGCCGTCGAGTTGCCGATCCCGTGGGCCGGTGTCGTCACCGAGCTGCACGTCGAGCCGGGCCAGACGGTGGAGGTCGGCACGCCGATCCTCACCATCGACGTCGACCCGGGCGGAGCGGCGGCTCCGGCTCCTGCCGCGGCTGCTCCTGCTGCGGCTCCGGTCGAGGAAGAGGAGATGAAGCCGCTGGTCGGCTACGGCTCCAAGGCCGTCGTCACGCAGCGGCGGGCCCGGAAGGGTTCGGCGCCCGCTCCCGCTGTTGCTGTCGCCGCTCCCGCTCCCGCGCCTGTTGCTCCCGCAGCCCCCGCGCCTGCTCCGCGCGGGGGTTACGTCCCGCTGGCCAAGCCGCCGGTGCGGAAGCTGGCCAAGGAGCTGGGCGTCGACCTGCACGCGCTGACCGGCACCGCCGACGGCGGCGTCATCACGCGCGACGACGTCCACAAGGCGGCCAACGGCTCGGCACCGGCCGCAGCGCCGTCCACTGTGGACACCAGTTACGACCCGGCCACCCGCGAGCGGCGCGTGCCGATCAAGGGCGTCCGCAAGATGACCGCGGCCGCGATGGTGCAGAGCGCGTACACCGCTCCGCACGTCACGGAGTTCCTGACCATCGACGTCACGC is a window from the Amycolatopsis sp. NBC_00355 genome containing:
- a CDS encoding alpha-ketoacid dehydrogenase subunit beta, giving the protein MTDLQKLTIGKALNLGLRRAMEENPKVLIMGEDVGKLGGVFRITDGLQKDFGEQRVLDTPLSESGIIGTAVGLAVRGFRPVCEIQFEGFIFPGFDQISSQLAKLHYRTQGKIKMPVVIRVPFGGGIGAVEHHSESPESLFAHIPGLKVVSISNAVDAYWGIQEAIKSDDPILFFEPKRLYHSGALRAEIDVAGTPSPVFSSQVVREGTTATVVAYGPTVKVALDAAAAAEDEGKSLEVIDLRTLSPLDLGPVFESVRKTGRLIALSEAPSESSLTSEIAARVQQECFYSLEAPVLRVTGFDTPYPPAKLEEHYLPDLDRVLHTIDRSLAW
- a CDS encoding dihydrolipoamide acetyltransferase family protein, producing the protein MPTFKQFPLADTAEGLTEADILSWHVKPGDTVTVNQIVVEIETAKAAVELPIPWAGVVTELHVEPGQTVEVGTPILTIDVDPGGAAAPAPAAAAPAAAPVEEEEMKPLVGYGSKAVVTQRRARKGSAPAPAVAVAAPAPAPVAPAAPAPAPRGGYVPLAKPPVRKLAKELGVDLHALTGTADGGVITRDDVHKAANGSAPAAAPSTVDTSYDPATRERRVPIKGVRKMTAAAMVQSAYTAPHVTEFLTIDVTPMMEFREKLKKSREFAGVKVTPLTFAAKAVCLAAKRTPDINAVWDEAAQEIVYKDYVHLGIAAATPRGLIVPKVRDADSLSLKELAAALTELTDVAREGKTSPAAMANGTITITNVGVFGVDTGTPIINPGESAILCLGAIKDQPWVVDGEIKVRKVLQLSLSFDHRVVDGQQGSEFLADVGALLADPAMAMTY